Proteins encoded within one genomic window of Salvelinus sp. IW2-2015 unplaced genomic scaffold, ASM291031v2 Un_scaffold1267, whole genome shotgun sequence:
- the LOC112070262 gene encoding uncharacterized protein — protein sequence MAKNENYQSSLIFLTNHDKIRKWVQFLQKNKAITTVNHYTLTIGAFLKFSEETPPPGCRLTVNQWRGINRLMKGISRSMRXPVSLHQVKVKDNKEGKVVSKKSLLECQSLAKTKIPEVLKTLEETRTQRNQYRFYGYLCAYFTSIYGHRPGLYKNMLVKEVEEAKCDHSGVYLINVGEHKTNREYGMVQMSLTKEEYSWFTDFLKFKHCLSGGKKARHFFFNSTNTQMKNLPAYLREVWKEMGLPECPSFTDLRTSIVTHVKNMLPKIDRERVANFMCHNIQTADKYYAMNLNPSQANETRELFEAALKGVDNTVAAENQPSTSGNITQKVREDAPLSEGSTSSEETKGGVPGVWHVHQQLGGGG from the exons ATGGCGAAGAATGAGAACTACCAGTCCTCTCTCATTTTCCTGACAAACCATGACAAAATAAGGAA atGGGTTCAATTCCTCCAGAAGAACAAGGCAATCACCACAGTCAACCACTACACCTTGACTATTGGTGCATTTCTAAAATTTTCTGAGGAGACCCCTCCACCTGGCTGCCGGCTGACCGTGAACCAGTGGAGGGGGATCAACCGGTTGATGAAGGGCATTAGCAGGTCCATGAGAYGGCCAGTTTCCCTTCACCAGGTGAAGGTGAAGGACAACAAGGAAGGCAAGGTGGTGTCCAAGAAGAGCCTGCTGGAGTGCCAGTCTCTAGCCAAGACAAAAATCCCTGAAGTGCTGA AAACATTGGAAGAAACAAGAACACAGAGGAATCAGTACCGGTTCTATGGGTACCTGTGTGCCTATTTTACCTCCATATATGGCCACAGACCAGGCCTGTATAAGAACATGTTggtgaaggaggtggaggaggctaAATGTGACCACTCTGGGGTGTATCTGATCAAT GTGGGGGAACACAAAACGAACAGAGAGTATGGCATGGTCCAGATGTCGCTGACAAAGGAGGAGTACAGTTGGTTTACGGACTTCCTGAAGTTCAAACACTGTCTCTCAGGGGGAAAGAAGGCCCGGCACTTCTTTTTCAATTCAACGAACACGCAGATGAAGaacctgcctgcctacctgagGGAGGTGTGGAAGGAGATGGGTCTGCCCGAATGTCCATCCTTCACTGACCTGCGGACCTCCATTGTCACTCAC gTTAAAAACATGCTCCCGAAAATTGACAGGGAAAGGGTGGCCAACTTTATGTGCCACAACATCCAGACGGCAGACAAATATTATGCCATGAATTTAAATCCGTCCCAAGCAAATGAAACCAGGGAACTCTTTGAGGCTGCATTGAAGGGGGTAGATAACACAGTCGCCGCAGAGAACCAGCCCTCCACCTCAGGAAATATAACGCAGAAGGTGAGAGAGGACGCCCCCCTCTCCGAGGGGAGCACCTCCTCTGAAGAGACAAAAGGTGGTGTACCAGGAGTCTGGCACGTCCACCAGCAActcgga